One genomic segment of Cystobacter fuscus DSM 2262 includes these proteins:
- a CDS encoding TetR/AcrR family transcriptional regulator, with amino-acid sequence MYIPRAPEPRKPTRPRDAERTRTAILDAAQTLFATRGFANTGVREVAELAGVNSSLVGRYFGSKEGLFRATLDRALYITPLLHGDRRRFGVDVVALFFDTRELPGPMAMMILSAADPEAHAASVELMQTKVIAPLARWLGPPDEEGRAARLNILWGGFLTSWKLLPIQPLAKARIASTRRWLEATTQAIVDEGSA; translated from the coding sequence GTGTACATACCCCGAGCCCCCGAGCCCAGGAAGCCGACGCGCCCGCGTGATGCCGAGCGCACGCGCACCGCGATCCTCGATGCCGCGCAGACGCTGTTCGCCACGCGAGGCTTCGCCAACACCGGCGTGCGCGAGGTGGCGGAGTTGGCCGGGGTGAATTCCTCGCTCGTCGGCCGCTACTTCGGCTCGAAGGAAGGGCTATTCCGGGCGACGTTGGACCGGGCGCTCTACATCACCCCGCTGCTGCATGGAGACAGGCGCCGCTTCGGCGTGGACGTGGTGGCGCTCTTCTTCGACACGCGGGAGCTGCCAGGCCCCATGGCGATGATGATCCTCTCGGCGGCGGACCCCGAGGCACACGCGGCGAGCGTCGAGCTGATGCAGACGAAGGTGATCGCGCCGTTGGCCAGGTGGCTGGGGCCGCCGGACGAAGAGGGGCGCGCGGCGCGGCTCAACATCCTCTGGGGCGGCTTCCTCACCAGTTGGAAGCTGCTGCCCATCCAGCCGCTCGCCAAGGCGCGCATCGCCTCCACCCGCCGCTGGCTGGAGGCCACGACCCAGGCGATCGTCGACGAAGGCTCGGCCTGA
- a CDS encoding sensor histidine kinase, with amino-acid sequence MTSPSRIPEFSEEELKHLRLGQFLQFMWPIAVGFLLLYAVFAVVLRSVSLVGGTGAVLVYTLALARSRRLVARGQSERAALLSGYALLVMVALGAIFVHFLFAALVVMAIAGVVLVQPYAERPALARYMFAAFGVVVWVVGVDVLLPPLVEQPPPALQRWVIALAEMASVGLMLRMMWVDALRLRQSLARAEQAVAIRDEFLSVASHELKTPLTPLSLKLQALRRELSGASASSSPERALGHIEMAQRQVKKLVELVDDLLDVSRIGAGRLELHPEKVELAALLREVVRRFEPEAARAGYTLELEAPQPLTAWVDPFRFEQVLDNLLSNALKYGAGKPIRVRLEPLEGRALLTVRDEGIGIPSAALERIFHRFERAVSGRHYGGLGLGLYITRKIVESSGGGIIASSAPGQGATFTVELPLAREEESPATSVSPPTGSMPRLS; translated from the coding sequence CGAAGAAGAGCTGAAGCACCTGCGGCTCGGACAGTTCCTCCAGTTCATGTGGCCCATCGCGGTGGGCTTCCTCCTGCTCTACGCCGTCTTCGCGGTGGTGCTGCGCAGCGTGTCCCTGGTGGGCGGAACGGGGGCGGTGCTGGTGTATACGCTGGCGCTCGCGCGCTCCCGGCGGTTGGTGGCCCGAGGGCAATCGGAGCGCGCGGCTCTCCTGAGTGGCTACGCGCTGCTGGTGATGGTGGCCCTCGGAGCGATCTTCGTGCACTTCCTGTTCGCCGCCCTGGTGGTGATGGCCATCGCCGGGGTCGTGCTGGTGCAGCCCTATGCCGAGCGGCCCGCGCTCGCCCGCTACATGTTCGCCGCCTTCGGCGTCGTCGTCTGGGTGGTGGGGGTGGATGTCCTCCTGCCGCCGCTCGTCGAGCAACCCCCGCCAGCGCTCCAGCGCTGGGTGATCGCCCTGGCGGAGATGGCGAGCGTGGGGCTGATGCTGCGGATGATGTGGGTGGATGCTCTCCGGCTGCGCCAGAGCCTGGCGCGCGCGGAGCAGGCGGTGGCCATCCGGGACGAGTTCCTCTCGGTGGCCAGCCACGAACTCAAGACGCCGCTCACGCCGCTGAGCCTCAAGCTGCAAGCGCTCCGGCGCGAGCTGTCGGGGGCCTCTGCTTCCTCCTCTCCCGAGCGCGCCCTGGGCCACATCGAGATGGCGCAGCGCCAGGTGAAGAAGCTCGTGGAGTTGGTGGACGACCTGCTCGATGTGTCGCGCATTGGCGCGGGACGGTTGGAGTTGCACCCCGAGAAGGTGGAGCTCGCGGCGCTGCTCCGGGAAGTCGTGCGGCGCTTCGAGCCAGAGGCTGCCCGCGCCGGGTATACCCTCGAGCTGGAGGCTCCCCAGCCGCTCACGGCCTGGGTGGATCCCTTCCGGTTCGAGCAGGTGCTCGACAACCTGCTGTCCAACGCCCTCAAGTACGGGGCGGGCAAGCCCATCCGCGTGCGGCTCGAGCCGCTGGAGGGACGCGCGCTGCTGACGGTCCGCGACGAGGGCATTGGCATCCCCAGCGCGGCGCTCGAGCGCATCTTCCACCGCTTCGAGCGGGCGGTGTCCGGCAGGCACTATGGCGGCCTGGGGCTGGGGCTCTACATCACCCGGAAGATTGTCGAATCGAGCGGTGGCGGCATCATCGCGTCCAGCGCTCCCGGGCAGGGCGCCACCTTCACCGTCGAGTTGCCTCTGGCGCGGGAGGAAGAGTCCCCGGCCACATCCGTGTCTCCTCCGACCGGTTCGATGCCTCGCCTCTCGTGA